In Streptomyces sp. NBC_00306, a single genomic region encodes these proteins:
- a CDS encoding C40 family peptidase, whose amino-acid sequence MKAVKAWRKWGCLTALLLACAVCCAPVITVMSAAGALASRDASVPVDAVGGAAVGIPERMLAAYKNAAADIRSVAPKCRGMRWPVLAGIARIESNHAGGRTVTAAGDIHPRILGPVLNGSGVGGNLTAFPDTDAGAWDGDTRYERAVGPFQFLPATFRANGRDGNKDKAVDPHNADDAALSAALYLCGKGRNLTDRAQLKKAVFQYNHSDPYVSDVLSWIDRYEAAAKTVDLSGVTGNVATVLKAAIAQKGVPYSWGGGSPKGPSTGICCSPGGQNGTFVVGFDCSGLALYAFAQAGVTLPRTAAAQATVGKRIPPSAGIAALQPGDLVFFGYTPGVDSTIYHVGIALGNGEMINAARPGTKVRVDPVSAMSGFAGGARIL is encoded by the coding sequence ATGAAGGCGGTCAAGGCGTGGCGGAAGTGGGGCTGCCTCACTGCCTTGCTGCTGGCGTGCGCGGTGTGCTGCGCCCCGGTGATCACGGTGATGTCCGCAGCCGGCGCGCTCGCTTCCCGCGACGCGAGCGTGCCGGTAGACGCTGTCGGTGGCGCTGCTGTCGGGATACCGGAGCGGATGCTGGCCGCGTACAAAAACGCGGCCGCGGACATCCGCAGTGTGGCGCCGAAGTGCCGCGGGATGCGGTGGCCGGTCCTCGCCGGTATCGCGCGGATCGAGTCGAACCACGCCGGCGGCCGCACCGTCACGGCGGCCGGGGACATTCATCCGCGCATCCTCGGCCCGGTCCTCAACGGCTCCGGCGTCGGCGGCAATCTGACCGCGTTCCCCGACACCGACGCAGGAGCGTGGGACGGCGACACCCGCTACGAACGGGCGGTCGGGCCCTTCCAGTTCCTGCCCGCCACGTTCCGCGCGAACGGCCGCGACGGCAACAAGGACAAGGCCGTCGACCCGCACAACGCGGACGACGCCGCCCTGTCCGCCGCCCTCTACCTGTGCGGGAAGGGACGCAACCTCACCGACCGGGCCCAGCTGAAGAAGGCCGTCTTCCAGTACAACCACTCCGACCCGTACGTGAGCGATGTCCTGTCATGGATCGACCGGTACGAAGCCGCCGCCAAAACGGTCGACCTCAGCGGCGTCACCGGCAACGTCGCCACCGTCCTCAAAGCCGCCATCGCGCAGAAGGGCGTGCCCTACTCGTGGGGCGGCGGCAGCCCCAAGGGGCCCTCGACCGGGATCTGCTGCTCGCCCGGCGGGCAGAACGGCACCTTCGTCGTCGGCTTCGACTGCTCAGGTCTGGCGCTCTATGCGTTCGCGCAGGCCGGGGTGACACTGCCTCGCACCGCGGCCGCACAGGCCACTGTCGGCAAGCGGATCCCCCCCTCCGCCGGCATCGCCGCACTCCAGCCCGGCGACCTCGTCTTCTTCGGCTACACGCCCGGAGTGGACAGCACGATCTACCACGTCGGGATCGCCCTCGGAAACGGCGAAATGATCAACGCCGCCCGCCCGGGAACCAAAGTGCGCGTCGACCCGGTCAGCGCCATGTCCGGCTTCGCCGGAGGTGCCCGGATCCTATGA
- a CDS encoding ATP-binding protein, which translates to MRIPFRHIAGHLVWSTSGGVWAIWRVTPVGGRYVPARVRDELLNRVTGLVRSLAGAPRLFGLAARVDPGEVADQMVDGVPWQRLPAWAETTAAGLDLLAGQEMHRRTLWLALPLSSPHGRFDFAATGAAMWTELSAALGLPPAPVSAAEVSDYTDQAGRLQAALGGGLELRPASPTEIVWMVQHAVHRGLEEPLLADAEQSTLYGGRIRGGVLRSPTYADLGQVRLAEGGRPLEARTGDDASLKTRRKAKPRASRQGQPWWRKDGASPLLRRWLQVESETGTGYQAHLALAELPAARAMESADLLAQLEGLDFPVDFTVDMQVVTAERAKEQVRRKKKELLDQAEQYGAQPTGMPHSLPEAAGDLAEVDARLSRTSVEVEVQSVTVLTVWGPDLVTCDARARALAGLLSGGDYRAVRPHGMQEALFSLGLPGAVRPAAVREFTQHQLSEDWAAAGAFTNTTVGDPTGLMVGIDLDCGTIRPVLLNIADAPRRNASASVGIVGDLGAGKSVLEKLLTSAVVDRGGRAIVIDRTPIREWATFAKSAAGNRCQVIDAAKAELSIDPLRVFGGPIGAHYAQSYLTLQLGIGPMSASGAVLHHAVEEVAAGDDPSMARVLAVLQTMAGNEAGTATRRDAAATMADLLQIVSSNPLAAMVFHPDLPPVTLDGDLGADMVVVTTTGLTLPPREAFANVDVLRQQPLEALIGRAVLYLLAAIARQAAFTDPSRFCAVAMDECYWLTSSAEGSALVHEILHDGRKHGAGCILAAHDFDELGPDAGLLAYKIVARTSDEARARKALSFLGLDSNAEDLVRLVTTGLSPVGQPGRDGEMLLRDPRMQVGRIKVHVPPVPRIQNAIYTTPGAHLTDDTTGAVLEHADAASDGSPS; encoded by the coding sequence ATGCGCATTCCCTTCCGGCACATTGCCGGGCACCTGGTGTGGTCGACATCCGGCGGCGTGTGGGCGATCTGGCGGGTGACTCCGGTCGGCGGCCGCTACGTCCCCGCCCGCGTTCGCGACGAACTGCTCAACCGGGTGACCGGCCTGGTGCGTTCCCTCGCCGGCGCGCCGCGACTGTTCGGGCTGGCCGCCCGGGTCGATCCGGGCGAAGTCGCGGATCAGATGGTCGACGGCGTCCCCTGGCAGCGTCTGCCCGCGTGGGCGGAGACGACTGCGGCCGGCCTGGATCTGCTGGCCGGACAGGAGATGCACCGCCGCACCCTGTGGCTCGCCCTGCCGCTCTCGTCACCGCACGGCCGCTTCGACTTCGCCGCGACCGGTGCAGCGATGTGGACCGAACTCTCCGCCGCTCTCGGTCTGCCGCCGGCGCCGGTATCGGCCGCGGAGGTGTCCGACTACACGGACCAGGCCGGACGGCTGCAGGCCGCGCTCGGCGGAGGCCTGGAACTACGGCCCGCGTCGCCGACCGAGATCGTGTGGATGGTCCAGCACGCGGTCCACCGCGGTCTGGAAGAGCCGCTCCTGGCCGACGCGGAGCAGTCCACGCTCTACGGCGGTCGCATCCGTGGCGGTGTCCTGCGCTCGCCCACGTATGCCGACCTCGGGCAGGTCCGCCTCGCCGAAGGCGGCCGCCCTCTCGAGGCACGCACCGGCGACGACGCGTCGCTGAAGACAAGACGGAAGGCGAAGCCGCGTGCGTCGCGGCAGGGCCAGCCGTGGTGGCGTAAGGACGGCGCCTCCCCGCTGCTGCGCAGGTGGCTGCAGGTCGAGAGCGAGACGGGTACCGGCTACCAGGCCCACCTCGCACTAGCCGAACTCCCCGCAGCCCGCGCCATGGAGTCGGCCGATCTGTTGGCCCAGCTCGAAGGCCTCGACTTCCCGGTCGACTTCACCGTCGACATGCAGGTGGTGACGGCGGAGCGGGCCAAGGAGCAGGTGCGGCGCAAGAAGAAGGAGCTGCTGGACCAGGCCGAGCAGTACGGGGCGCAGCCGACCGGGATGCCGCACTCGCTGCCCGAGGCAGCCGGCGACCTCGCGGAAGTCGATGCGCGTCTGTCGCGTACGAGTGTCGAGGTGGAGGTCCAGTCGGTGACGGTCCTCACCGTCTGGGGGCCGGACCTGGTCACCTGCGATGCACGGGCACGCGCACTCGCCGGTCTGTTGTCCGGCGGGGACTACCGGGCGGTGCGCCCGCATGGCATGCAGGAAGCACTCTTTTCGCTGGGCCTGCCGGGTGCGGTGCGCCCGGCGGCGGTGCGGGAGTTCACTCAGCACCAGCTGTCCGAGGACTGGGCCGCTGCGGGCGCGTTCACGAACACCACGGTCGGGGACCCGACCGGGCTGATGGTCGGCATCGACCTGGACTGCGGCACGATCCGACCGGTCCTGCTGAACATCGCCGACGCGCCGCGGCGCAACGCCTCCGCATCGGTGGGCATCGTGGGCGACCTCGGTGCCGGCAAGAGCGTGCTGGAGAAGCTTCTGACGTCCGCGGTCGTCGACCGGGGCGGGCGGGCGATCGTCATCGACCGCACCCCGATCCGCGAATGGGCCACCTTCGCCAAGTCCGCGGCCGGGAACCGCTGCCAGGTCATCGACGCCGCCAAGGCCGAGCTGTCGATCGACCCGCTGCGCGTGTTCGGCGGTCCGATCGGCGCCCACTACGCCCAGTCCTACCTCACGCTGCAGCTCGGCATCGGGCCGATGTCCGCGTCCGGAGCCGTACTCCACCACGCCGTCGAGGAAGTCGCCGCCGGCGACGACCCGTCCATGGCGCGCGTCCTTGCGGTGCTGCAAACAATGGCCGGCAACGAGGCCGGTACCGCGACGAGGCGGGACGCGGCCGCGACCATGGCCGACCTTCTGCAGATCGTCTCCTCCAACCCCCTCGCAGCGATGGTGTTCCACCCGGATCTGCCGCCCGTGACGTTGGACGGCGACCTGGGGGCCGACATGGTCGTCGTCACCACGACAGGATTGACCCTGCCGCCGCGCGAGGCGTTCGCCAACGTCGACGTGCTGCGCCAGCAGCCCCTCGAAGCGCTCATCGGCCGTGCCGTCCTCTACCTGCTCGCAGCGATCGCCCGGCAGGCCGCCTTCACGGATCCGTCCCGGTTCTGCGCGGTCGCGATGGACGAGTGCTACTGGCTCACCTCCAGCGCGGAAGGCAGTGCCCTGGTCCATGAGATCCTCCACGACGGCCGCAAGCACGGCGCCGGCTGCATCCTCGCCGCGCACGACTTCGACGAACTCGGCCCTGATGCAGGCCTGCTCGCCTACAAGATCGTCGCCCGAACCAGCGACGAGGCCCGCGCCCGCAAGGCCCTGTCGTTCCTCGGCCTCGACAGCAACGCCGAAGACTTGGTCAGGCTCGTCACCACCGGCCTGTCCCCCGTCGGCCAGCCCGGACGAGACGGCGAGATGCTGCTGCGCGACCCGCGCATGCAGGTCGGCCGTATCAAGGTCCACGTCCCGCCAGTGCCGCGCATCCAGAACGCCATCTACACAACCCCCGGCGCCCACCTGACCGACGACACCACGGGCGCCGTCCTCGAGCACGCTGACGCCGCCTCGGACGGTAGTCCGTCATGA
- a CDS encoding conjugal transfer protein, translated as MEDPSGVAVLFCDLWLRSDAGAADSSTAQAVHRLAPDVELPKRLGTAAPAVPQDAVAIRSARVERGRWSVVVAVRLAVRDGASPHTPGAAGTEAVVRYYAVPVSSEERAGGLGAFTVTAAPAQIAGPAGAKTSPSPFTQTLPAEGPLSRSLADFFRAYLAGVGDIERYLSPGTRLDAVPATGYVRIAVDEVSATSETAAGPVPADGTTSRVRARVTATDSTGARWPLAYELTVTARSGRWDISSLHAGSTHTAGPSPAPTAEGTAR; from the coding sequence ATGGAGGATCCGAGCGGGGTGGCCGTCCTGTTCTGCGACCTGTGGCTGCGCAGTGACGCCGGTGCGGCCGACAGTTCCACTGCACAGGCCGTCCACCGGTTGGCGCCCGACGTCGAGTTGCCGAAGCGTCTGGGCACGGCCGCTCCTGCGGTGCCGCAGGACGCAGTGGCGATACGCAGCGCCCGGGTAGAGCGGGGGCGTTGGTCGGTTGTCGTCGCCGTCCGGCTTGCTGTCCGCGACGGCGCGTCCCCTCACACGCCCGGGGCCGCTGGAACAGAGGCCGTGGTGCGGTACTACGCCGTCCCGGTCAGCTCCGAGGAGAGGGCGGGCGGCTTGGGTGCGTTCACGGTTACCGCCGCTCCTGCCCAGATCGCCGGGCCCGCCGGCGCGAAGACGTCGCCGTCGCCGTTCACGCAGACGCTTCCCGCCGAGGGCCCGCTGTCCAGGTCGCTCGCCGACTTCTTCCGCGCCTACCTCGCCGGCGTCGGCGACATCGAGCGCTACCTCTCTCCCGGAACCCGCCTCGATGCCGTACCCGCCACCGGATACGTCCGGATCGCAGTCGACGAGGTGAGCGCCACGTCCGAGACCGCGGCCGGCCCGGTGCCCGCTGACGGCACCACGAGCCGAGTCCGGGCCCGGGTCACGGCCACTGACTCCACGGGCGCCCGCTGGCCGCTGGCTTACGAGCTCACCGTCACCGCCCGCTCCGGCCGCTGGGACATCTCCAGCCTCCACGCCGGTTCGACACACACCGCGGGACCGTCCCCCGCCCCGACCGCTGAAGGGACCGCGCGATGA
- a CDS encoding DNA cytosine methyltransferase produces the protein MGKRFEQTGARRVGIYGKQYRYACPNVRCDAVVEPVTRPIRDHIDLTLPGRRFRDGRANCRKYTPYRPETRRKVTIGLERFHGEPFIAILRNHCTVQSLDEPIGAITAEGNHHLLVKPSRRRTVDDCEVQMISLRTKARAQRFPDTHAFQGPTTADLTRQVGNAVPVNAASWLAARLQPSLN, from the coding sequence GTGGGGAAGCGGTTCGAGCAGACCGGCGCCCGCAGGGTCGGCATCTACGGCAAGCAGTACCGCTACGCCTGCCCGAACGTGCGCTGTGACGCAGTGGTCGAGCCGGTCACCCGCCCGATCCGCGACCACATCGACCTCACCCTGCCCGGACGCCGGTTCCGCGACGGCCGGGCCAACTGCAGGAAGTACACCCCCTACCGCCCCGAAACCCGCCGCAAGGTCACCATCGGCCTCGAGCGCTTCCACGGCGAACCATTCATCGCCATCCTGCGCAACCACTGCACCGTGCAGTCCCTGGACGAACCCATCGGGGCCATCACCGCCGAAGGCAACCACCACCTGCTCGTCAAGCCCAGCCGGCGCCGCACCGTCGACGACTGCGAAGTCCAGATGATCAGCCTCAGGACCAAAGCCCGAGCCCAGCGCTTCCCCGACACCCACGCCTTCCAGGGCCCCACGACCGCCGACCTGACCAGACAGGTCGGCAACGCAGTCCCCGTCAACGCCGCCTCGTGGCTCGCCGCAAGGCTGCAACCCAGCCTGAACTGA
- a CDS encoding DNA-processing protein DprA — MSSVSTPISERAARAALATFRAPADVHMSIAAVGAVETWQRLAAQHTSGPIAEYQPEADLRAAQLTAEFVLPGEDHWPGGLAALQEDCPLGLWVRGTGDPRQLSENAVAVTGGRAASQVGTACAAAVARELVGAGRTVVSMLSHGIDTAVQQTARAAGSPTLAVLPCGLDTCHPHNQAELMMAVLHRGGVAVSAYRPGTPASRNSLAYSAQLLAALSNPLVLVEPSADTMTVPLEAASAAAGIGCPVFHMTTTGPGNELSRRGKTRRLLRAIGARRTENAAALREALA; from the coding sequence GTGTCTTCTGTCAGCACCCCGATCAGCGAGCGGGCCGCGCGCGCCGCACTGGCCACCTTCCGCGCCCCGGCCGACGTCCACATGAGCATCGCCGCCGTCGGCGCGGTCGAGACGTGGCAGCGCCTCGCCGCCCAGCACACCAGCGGCCCGATCGCCGAGTACCAGCCCGAGGCGGATCTCCGCGCGGCGCAGCTCACCGCCGAGTTCGTCCTGCCGGGAGAGGACCACTGGCCCGGCGGGCTGGCAGCCCTCCAGGAGGACTGCCCCCTCGGGCTGTGGGTGCGTGGCACCGGGGACCCGCGCCAACTGTCCGAGAACGCTGTCGCGGTGACCGGCGGACGCGCGGCGAGCCAGGTCGGCACCGCGTGCGCGGCCGCCGTGGCGCGCGAGCTGGTCGGAGCCGGGCGGACGGTGGTGTCCATGCTCTCGCACGGGATCGACACCGCCGTCCAGCAGACAGCCCGCGCAGCGGGCAGTCCCACCCTCGCCGTGCTGCCGTGCGGACTGGACACCTGCCACCCGCACAACCAGGCCGAGCTGATGATGGCCGTCCTGCACCGTGGCGGAGTAGCTGTCAGCGCCTACCGGCCCGGAACCCCGGCCAGCAGGAACAGCCTCGCCTACTCCGCGCAACTGCTCGCCGCCCTGTCGAACCCCCTGGTCCTCGTCGAGCCCTCCGCCGACACCATGACCGTCCCGCTGGAGGCCGCATCAGCGGCCGCAGGCATCGGCTGCCCGGTGTTCCACATGACCACCACCGGACCCGGCAACGAGCTCTCCCGCCGCGGCAAGACCCGCAGGCTCCTCCGCGCGATCGGTGCGCGCCGAACCGAGAACGCCGCGGCACTGCGCGAAGCCCTCGCCTGA
- a CDS encoding GP88 family protein — protein MPRQWLLTQGNRDLRRHGISTWTLPAWVVQLPSGRHMNVCPSAGVCAKLCFARFGTYRIPSVRAAHLRNLMLTLNDQLPRFEERMTAELQHRRYQGGSVRIHDAGDFHSRPYLETWLRIMRTAPGVSFYCYTKEVTLFQECVESSPPANFAWCYSLGGREDRYVDRATMRHADVFPDEESITEAGYSSQTACDLLCVQGPPRVGIPANNIPRLKKAQGRASFGTLQETRDNRTRRPSPAPARPVELDNILAGH, from the coding sequence ATGCCCCGACAGTGGCTGTTGACGCAGGGAAACCGGGATCTGCGCCGCCACGGCATCTCCACGTGGACCCTGCCCGCGTGGGTGGTTCAACTGCCGTCCGGCCGTCACATGAACGTCTGCCCCAGTGCAGGGGTCTGCGCAAAACTGTGCTTTGCCCGATTCGGGACGTACCGGATTCCCAGCGTGCGAGCCGCGCACCTGCGGAATCTGATGCTCACGCTCAATGACCAACTCCCGCGGTTCGAGGAGCGGATGACCGCCGAGCTCCAGCACCGGCGGTATCAGGGCGGATCCGTCCGGATCCACGACGCAGGCGACTTCCACAGCCGCCCCTACCTGGAAACATGGCTGCGGATCATGCGCACGGCGCCGGGCGTTTCGTTCTACTGCTACACCAAAGAGGTCACCCTCTTCCAGGAATGCGTCGAATCCTCCCCGCCCGCCAATTTCGCCTGGTGCTACAGCCTGGGCGGGCGGGAAGACCGGTACGTCGACCGCGCCACCATGCGGCACGCCGACGTGTTCCCCGACGAGGAATCGATCACCGAAGCCGGGTACTCCTCACAAACAGCCTGCGATCTGCTGTGCGTGCAAGGCCCCCCGCGCGTCGGCATCCCCGCCAACAACATCCCCCGCTTGAAGAAGGCACAAGGACGCGCCTCCTTCGGCACCTTGCAGGAGACGCGCGACAACCGGACCCGCCGACCGAGCCCCGCCCCCGCACGCCCTGTGGAGCTGGACAACATCCTCGCCGGCCACTGA